Part of the Poecilia reticulata strain Guanapo linkage group LG2, Guppy_female_1.0+MT, whole genome shotgun sequence genome is shown below.
TGATCATTCTTTTGCATACAAATTTGTCTCCACCGAGAAGATCCTGAAGAGCCGATTCTGCCTCCAAAACCTCTGGTTTCAGGCAGACGTCCGACTGTGCGAACGTCCACAGCATTTCCGCCACCTCTTCTCTGAGTTCGCCACTCAACCGTGGGCCTTTCCACTGAGGGAGCTCCAGAGCCACAGCTGCATCCAAGGTGAACAAATCCTTTTTCAGCTCTAGCTTGGAGTTTCTCAGTGCTAAGTGGACAAACTCAGGACTTAGAGCTAATGTAACAAGATCCTCAGGAAACTGAGAAACAAAAGCCAAACCTAGAAGACCAGTCAGCAGGTGTTCGGGGTATTGCTGGAACTCTGCTTTCCTCTGCCTCAGGGCGTCTGTCAGGCTCGCATAAAAACTCTGATTCTGAGCTGGAAGGAACCCTAAGGTGGCAAAGGCCCACAGGAGTTTGCTTGAGTCTTTACTCCTGCAATGTGGCACAAGAGAGGGAACTCTCTCTGCAATAGAAGTCAGGATGCTATCACTACGATAATGAAGAGCTGAACAAGTTAAAGTCACATGCATCAGGCCCTGGACTCCCATCCGATGAGCCCGTTGAGGAACTTCCTTTTCCATGGCTTCCAACCATGTCCTGTGAAAAAGATAGCTGAAACGCAGGTATTTCAACACATTGACCATTGCAAAGTCACCCATCTCAGTCACAACAGAGACTGCCTTATCAACAATACGAGAAACTGCTCCCTCTGGAAGTGAGGTTTGGGCTTTAAAGAGTCCCAAACATACAATGCCTACCTCCTCAGGATGCATTTGTGCTAAATGACGCATGAGAAGTGGCTTTATAAGATAGATCAAGTCTTTTGGACAGTGCCTACCTTCGCCTATTATGTAAAGGAGATGTACCAGCTCAGGGACTCCTACTTGTCCTAAATAAAGATGAACTGACTCAAAGAGACGCTGCAAGAACTGTGGCACCTGTCTCCTAATACAGCGCCACAAGTCAGCAGCTAATAATAACTGATGTAGTGTCAGCTGGTTGGCCCGGCAGCTCAGTTCGGCTTCGTACACCTCGAGCACGGTGTGGGACGAGGGTATCTCCAACCACACAAACGACTGTAACACCTCCAGCAGCTGTAGGTCAGAGAAGAGACGGAGGTGCTCGACAGAATATCGGAGAAGCATGACAAACCGCTGGTCACTTTGCAGCAGAGGCATCTTGTCTGGGTCCAACTTGCTGAGCTCCAAGAGAAACTGCAACACGTCAGCTG
Proteins encoded:
- the fastkd5 gene encoding FAST kinase domain-containing protein 5, mitochondrial, which gives rise to MATRVLCRRVCSLPGWRRSLTQGQHIHTKTREEISDQEENKNGSDVSSQSGYKLYYNPSSYHVARTSANSTSQMDSSEEEQFFSASFWQQSNHYSVSCSRHLSSSKNTLLDLALNKASETEVPSVSSYNKKPVTPDVKVDTRAFLKCRPEYASMSLDLTQRPQPVEWVELLPLLQKVFVLRGRMKPADVLQFLLELSKLDPDKMPLLQSDQRFVMLLRYSVEHLRLFSDLQLLEVLQSFVWLEIPSSHTVLEVYEAELSCRANQLTLHQLLLAADLWRCIRRQVPQFLQRLFESVHLYLGQVGVPELVHLLYIIGEGRHCPKDLIYLIKPLLMRHLAQMHPEEVGIVCLGLFKAQTSLPEGAVSRIVDKAVSVVTEMGDFAMVNVLKYLRFSYLFHRTWLEAMEKEVPQRAHRMGVQGLMHVTLTCSALHYRSDSILTSIAERVPSLVPHCRSKDSSKLLWAFATLGFLPAQNQSFYASLTDALRQRKAEFQQYPEHLLTGLLGLAFVSQFPEDLVTLALSPEFVHLALRNSKLELKKDLFTLDAAVALELPQWKGPRLSGELREEVAEMLWTFAQSDVCLKPEVLEAESALQDLLGGDKFVCKRMIMPHTRSIDLEIHLDPKGQPIPVNLLCPKQNPAMVPSPQSWEKINSGVTITDNLLAQLIKGKNSTELPPATIAASSVGETPCQQLPPDEDGRVFDSVLNFTNDMVETLTKPSRSNRDSVRQGIKDSVKIAVQISNRNHYCIQSQQLLGLHAMKRRHLKIAGYRVVELSHWEWFLMLRKSRAQKLAYLHCKIYDSL